The sequence below is a genomic window from Thiomonas intermedia.
TCGATTCGCGCGGAGCACGATTCACGCTGGACTTGAAGTGCAGGTTGCCCAGCCCGCCCTGGCCACCCCGGGCGATGATGATCTCCTGGCCATCCTGCACCAGATCGGCGATCAGCGCATTCGTTTCCGCGTCGTAGATCAGGGTGCCGACCGGCATGCGCAGCACCTTGTCGTCACCCCCCGCGCCATACTGATCCGCACCGCGCCCATGCTCGCCATTGCGTCCGCGGTGCAATTTCGAAAATCGGAAATCCACCAGCGTGTTCAGATTGACGTCGGCACGCGCAATGACATGCCCGCCGCGACCACCGTCGCCGCCGTTCGGGCCACCAAAGGGAATGAATTTTTCGCGGCGAAACGACACGCAGCCGTTGCCGCCGTTTCCGGCGTGCGCTTCGATCACGACTTCATCGACAAATTTCACGGGGGGCTCGTTTCGCAGAAAAAACAGAAAACCCCGGCTGGTGAAACAGGCACACGCGTCGTGTGCCTTGCGTCACCATGCCGGGGCGTTGGTGGGGCTTTCACCCCGATCCGGCCACTGAGGTGCCGGATCTGCCGATCAGTTGGCTACGACGGAAACCGTCTGCCGATTGAACGCGCTCTTCACTTCAAATTCAACGCGGCCGTCGACCAGCGCGAACAAGGTGTGGTCTTTGCCGATGCCGACATTGTGACCGGCGTGGAACTTGGTGCCACGCTGGCGCACGATGATGCCGCCAGCCGAAATGCCCTGGCCGCCATACACCTTCACGCCAAGCCGTTTGGCTTCTGAGTCGCGACCATTACGCGTCGAGCCGCCGCCCTTTTTCTGTGCCATGTCTGATACTCCTTAGGCCGAGATCGTTTCGATCTGAAGCTCGGTGTAATTCTGCCGATGCCCCTGATGCTTCTGATAGTGCTTGCGGCGACGCATCTTGAAAATGCGCACCTTGTCGTGCCGCCCGTGCGACAGCACCTTGGCCGTCACCTTTGCACCGCTGACCAGGGGAGTACCGAATTTGGCGTCTTCACCGTTGACCACGGCAAGCACCTCTTCCAGCACAATATCCTGACCTACGTCTGCCGGCATCTGTTCTACCTTGATTTTTTCGCCAGCCGCAACACGGTACTGCTTGCCGCCGGTTTTTATGACCGCATACATAAGTTCACCTCTGAGAAATCGTGCGTGTGGCCGACCGATCAATTCGATCAGATCCATCAGCCCCTGCACGGACCACCGGGCACCCTCAGCGCCTGACTGGAGCCCAGCCATCGCAAAGCACCATTCCATTCAACACTCAGGACCGCCCGGAAAAAGCTGCATATTCTAGCATTGCTTGCGATTTTCGCCAGCCCCAGGCCGGCATCGTTGCCCCTGCACCATCGCACAGAGTCCGAACACGGCGCCCTCCGCCCACACCTTCTTAGAATGGTCGCTTGCAGCGAAAGATCAAAAATTGTCAACCAGCACACGATTCGCAACGGATTCACCCATGCCGCTTCCCTCCACGCAAGCGCCTGACACATCCGGCACGCCGACGATTCATGCCGTCTTTGCACCGATCAAAGAGGACATGGCTTGCGTCGACCAGGCCATTCATGCCCATCTGGCCTCC
It includes:
- the rpmA gene encoding 50S ribosomal protein L27 gives rise to the protein MAQKKGGGSTRNGRDSEAKRLGVKVYGGQGISAGGIIVRQRGTKFHAGHNVGIGKDHTLFALVDGRVEFEVKSAFNRQTVSVVAN
- the rplU gene encoding 50S ribosomal protein L21 yields the protein MYAVIKTGGKQYRVAAGEKIKVEQMPADVGQDIVLEEVLAVVNGEDAKFGTPLVSGAKVTAKVLSHGRHDKVRIFKMRRRKHYQKHQGHRQNYTELQIETISA